Genomic DNA from Alicyclobacillus fastidiosus:
ACGCACCTTCTTCAGCACGATAATCCGCATGAACAACCATTTCTGACGTGAAATAGTGCACTTTCCAATCTCTCGAGATCGCAAGATGCAACGGATACAGTTTTCCTTGAATCATCATCACGCGGTACTTGCGAAACGTTCCATCTTCCGCTTGCGAGTTAAAATATTGTATAACGAGAAAATCATCACCTCGTAGGTCGTTCATTGCGGATTCAAGCTCCGACGAATCATTTACTCGTATGAAGTGGCGCCCCGTATGAAACCCAGGTCTCCTTAATAAAATCGGAAACGCAAACCCCTCGTTCCCGAGCATCGTATGTGCATCTGGGGATTGGAGAATTGCACGGGACATCACAGCGGTTCGTGGAGTCATAACACCTGGAACCTGAGAAAATCGTTGTGCAATATCGACACGTCTCGTAAACAGAACAGCAGAAGGATCGTTGATGACAGGTGCACGACTACGTTTGAGAATAACCTGAGCAGTTTCTAACGCCGGACCAGCCAAGTCCGCATCACTAATCGCATTAAAAACCAACTCATGGGGTGGAAGAGGAGTGTCAGAATCACAGAACTCCACGAACATCACAAACGTTTGAAAAATGTTCTCATCAAGGAAATTTGTAGTTGGTGTATTTCCTCCAACAGCTGAAACTAACAACAACAATCGTATAGGTTGGGCAGACCCATAATACGGAAACTGAACAATGGGCTGTCCCTGAAATCCAAGTTGTCGATGAAACTCAGCTTCAACTTCATTCCCTAACTCCGCATAGACATAGGATAAACCTTTGTGAGCTTCACGATGGTCAGGAGTCAATTGAAGTGCGGTACTGTAGTGTTCTCGCGCCAATTCAAACTCGCCGTCTTTTAAATATACATTCGCTAAATTCACGTGCCCCATTGGTTCCGAAGGATGCCGTGAAACAGTTTCGATATAGGTTGTCCGAGCCGCCGATCGAAAACCTGTGTTATAAAGTAATGTGCCTAAGTTGTTTAGTGCGCCCGCATGTGAAGGCTCTCGTGCTAACAATGCCAAGTACGTATTTCTAGCCTCAGTCATGCGCCCCAACTTTGTTAAAAGACAGGCTTTCTCAAACAACAACTCTACCTTATCAGGCTCGGCTCTTAACCGCTCCTCAAGAAGGTCCACGATTAGCGACCAAACTTTAACATCCACCATAAATCTCCTCACCAATTCACTTCACTCAACGCGCTTCATATCGGCGATAAACTTGTCCAAGAGCGCATACTTCAATGTCGATTCGCGATAATACATCCATGTCGCCCTGAGGATGGGTTCTCCGTTTTTGTGTACCAAATCCTCTTTATACAAGCCGTCGCCATCATGAATGAAATCACTTGGGATAATCGCGTATCCACACACGTGTTTGACCATTTCCTTGCAGGTTTCGAAACTGTCCACCTGCATCGTGATCGTGGGAGGTTCATGAAACCTCTCATACCACCACCTGTCTATCGCCTGCGCCAAAGAGGAATGCGCATAGCTGACCAAGCGATTGGAGAGGATGGGCGGTTTATAACTGATGCGCGGCAACCTTGGGAGCTCGCCCAGGTGGATCGGCGATCGCGAAATAACACAAATGCGCTCCTCGTTTAGCAGGTGTTTCTGATCAAACCACGGGAAATCACCGCGTACCACCCCAACATGAATATCGTCGTTGATCAGCAACTCGTAAATTTCCTCGCTCCACCCTGTCGTCACGTTGAAATGAGCCTTTGGGTACTGCGCACTGAACCGCTGCAGGATAGACGGGAGATTGTGAAGTCCGAAGTAACTAGAAACCCCGATTCGGATGTGTCCGTGCACACCACCCTGCATGTTGGCAATTTCGTCTTTTACATTTTTTAAATCCGCAGTCATCTTCCTCGCGTAGCGGACCAGGTACTCCCCCTCCGGCGTTAGTCCGATTCCCTTTCCTTGCCTCGCAATCACGGGCGCATCGAATTCCCTTTCCATTCTTCGCAGTCGATACGTCAGGGCTGGTTGTGTAATATACAATCGTTCCGCTACTCGCGTGAGGTTCTGTTCCTCTGATAGACATTGAAGGATCAGGTAGTCCTTTTCGTCCACACAACGGCCCCCTCGATGAGGGGTTACTCCCGCTCATCCTCCTTGTTTCACTTCTTCATTCTATACGGTTTCACCGCGGTGACGAAGACAATCACGAACAGGAATCGAAGGGTATCTTAACACGAAGGTAAGAGGCTACCTCATTCGATAGCCCGTGAGCTATTCCGGGATTTCCGACCACTATTGACAGATATAGATAAACGACTTACATTCGCATCAAAGAATCGCATCGCATATCACGGGGAGCAGCTTATTTCATGCAAGTTTCACAAGATAGAAATGACCAGTTGCTGAGTTCGTTTGATATTCAGCAAGTGTACGCTTCAGCATTTGAACGTTATCCTGACGCCGTGTTTATCCTAGATATGCATGGCCATTGTCGACAGTGTAACAAAAAGGCCTGTAGTCTGCTCGGATTTGACGCAGACGTCTATCTTGGCTCACGAATGAGCGATTTGACACATGACGCAGACAACGCGTTATTTTCGAGCACATTTCAAAATGCTCTAGCGGGCAAAACACAAGAAGTGGAAGTCTCCATGCTGCATCAAGAGGGGCACATGATCGATACCCAGGTCACGTTTGTTCCCGCTTCTGTATCGAATGTTGAGTACGTCAATGGCGTCGTCAGAGACATGACGGACGAGAGAAAGGCGCAAGCCAAGTTCCGGCAGAGTGAAGACCGACTCAAAAGATCCCAGGAAATCGCACAAATCGGGGATTGGGAGATCGACTTAGACACCAACATGGTGGCGTGTTCAGAGAAAATGAGGCAGATTTATGGCCTGAGCGAGCACACAGTCCCATTAGAACGCGTATTGCAGCGAGTACATCCCGACGACTTGTCCATCGTGACCGATTCCATCCAACGCGCAATCGAAGAGGTGCCCACGGTCCGCAATGCACAGTACAGAGTCGTTCACGTAGATGGTACGATCCGACACGTCCATGTGTATGGAGCCGTCACACAGCATTCTGCTGCGAAATCTCACAAACTCATCGGAACCGCTCAAGACATTACACAGCGCATTCACACGGAAGAAGCTTTGAGGAAGTCGGACAAACTAGCGATCGTGGGCCAACTAGCTGCGGGGATCGCCCACGAAATTAGAAATCCCTTGACTGTGCTAAAAGGGCTGCTGCACCTTCTTGAATCCGATACTCTAGATCGACATCAATACGCACAATATCGCCCTTTAATCTGGGAATCCCTGAATCAAATCGAATTCACCACTGGCGAAATGCTCGTATTGGCGAAGCCCCAGCCAAAAGTCTGTTCGACCCAAAATGTGATCCGAATCGTGCAAGAAGTCGCCGCTCTTCTTCACGCAGAGGCACTTCTACACAACGTGCAATTGCTCTACATGCCGACCACGGACGATCTACCCATTCAGTGCAATGAAATTCAAATCAAGCAGGTGTGCACCAATATTATCAAAAACGCTCTCGAGGCGATGCCAACAGGCGGAACTCTGAAGATATCGGTTCAACGACAGGACAATCGCGTCTCGATTGCCTTTGTTGATAATGGACATGGCATTCCACGAAAGCGGATGATGAAACTCGGTGAACCATTTTATACGACGAAGGAAAAAGGCTCAGGTTTAGGTTTGACCATCAGCAACAAAATCCTCAGCGACCACGGCGGATCGATGCGCATTGACAGCGAAGTGAAAAAGGGCACCAAAGTGACCATTGAGTTGCCGCTCCATCTTGCGAATGCACACTCGGAACACTAATAAACAATGGTTATAAGGTCGATTGCCTCATGTGCCTTATAACCATTGTTTACGCGCGTAGGATCGAACGCTATATCAACATATACGCCTAGTCTCTATGACAAGCAGGCGTCACCGATGAAACATCAGCTTATCCCACACCTTATGCTTGTATCGCACCGCGAACATGCGCACGGTCACCACGATGAAGATGGTTAAAAACAGCGGAATCGGCTCCAGGAATCCCCGCCCGCCGATAGCGACCGCGACGCCGACTAGAACGGCAAGAATCGCGTGGATCTCTTCCCGCAGAGCGATCGGTTTGCGCCCCGCCAACAAATCCCGGATGACCCCTCCCCCGATACCTGTGAACAAAGCCGCCATCACGGTCATGCCCAAGTTGTCGCCAAACTGACGCGCGTAGAGAGCCCCTTGTAGCGAAAAGGAAGCCAATCCGATGGAATCAAAGAAAAGACCCCATTTTTTCCAATGGCGGATCCACTTCGTCGACAAAATATAGAGGACGGCGAGCGTGCCTACGACGAGCAACAGCGTCTCCCGATCCCAGAGTTTGGTCACCGGTACACCAATGACCGTGTTTCGGATCACGCCTCCGCCAAACGAGGTGGTCAGGCCAAGGACAAATACACCGATCATGCGATACTTCGCCTGAAGGGCGACAAACGCTCCACTGGCTGCGTACGCGCAGGTGCCTATACCGTGCAAGACAAGCCATCCCAGGCTTTCCAATGTTCTACCTCCCAATTGTTCCGTCCGCGTCGCTT
This window encodes:
- a CDS encoding tetratricopeptide repeat protein encodes the protein MDVKVWSLIVDLLEERLRAEPDKVELLFEKACLLTKLGRMTEARNTYLALLAREPSHAGALNNLGTLLYNTGFRSAARTTYIETVSRHPSEPMGHVNLANVYLKDGEFELAREHYSTALQLTPDHREAHKGLSYVYAELGNEVEAEFHRQLGFQGQPIVQFPYYGSAQPIRLLLLVSAVGGNTPTTNFLDENIFQTFVMFVEFCDSDTPLPPHELVFNAISDADLAGPALETAQVILKRSRAPVINDPSAVLFTRRVDIAQRFSQVPGVMTPRTAVMSRAILQSPDAHTMLGNEGFAFPILLRRPGFHTGRHFIRVNDSSELESAMNDLRGDDFLVIQYFNSQAEDGTFRKYRVMMIQGKLYPLHLAISRDWKVHYFTSEMVVHADYRAEEGAFLQNMSEVLGTRIMAALRRIQDELGLDYAGIDFGVNEKGDLLLFEVNATMVVNPPEPDACWDYRRQPIGQVLQAVRSMLMSAAQLQS
- a CDS encoding TRIC cation channel family protein, encoding MESLGWLVLHGIGTCAYAASGAFVALQAKYRMIGVFVLGLTTSFGGGVIRNTVIGVPVTKLWDRETLLLVVGTLAVLYILSTKWIRHWKKWGLFFDSIGLASFSLQGALYARQFGDNLGMTVMAALFTGIGGGVIRDLLAGRKPIALREEIHAILAVLVGVAVAIGGRGFLEPIPLFLTIFIVVTVRMFAVRYKHKVWDKLMFHR
- a CDS encoding PAS domain S-box protein — its product is MQVSQDRNDQLLSSFDIQQVYASAFERYPDAVFILDMHGHCRQCNKKACSLLGFDADVYLGSRMSDLTHDADNALFSSTFQNALAGKTQEVEVSMLHQEGHMIDTQVTFVPASVSNVEYVNGVVRDMTDERKAQAKFRQSEDRLKRSQEIAQIGDWEIDLDTNMVACSEKMRQIYGLSEHTVPLERVLQRVHPDDLSIVTDSIQRAIEEVPTVRNAQYRVVHVDGTIRHVHVYGAVTQHSAAKSHKLIGTAQDITQRIHTEEALRKSDKLAIVGQLAAGIAHEIRNPLTVLKGLLHLLESDTLDRHQYAQYRPLIWESLNQIEFTTGEMLVLAKPQPKVCSTQNVIRIVQEVAALLHAEALLHNVQLLYMPTTDDLPIQCNEIQIKQVCTNIIKNALEAMPTGGTLKISVQRQDNRVSIAFVDNGHGIPRKRMMKLGEPFYTTKEKGSGLGLTISNKILSDHGGSMRIDSEVKKGTKVTIELPLHLANAHSEH
- a CDS encoding LysR family transcriptional regulator yields the protein MDEKDYLILQCLSEEQNLTRVAERLYITQPALTYRLRRMEREFDAPVIARQGKGIGLTPEGEYLVRYARKMTADLKNVKDEIANMQGGVHGHIRIGVSSYFGLHNLPSILQRFSAQYPKAHFNVTTGWSEEIYELLINDDIHVGVVRGDFPWFDQKHLLNEERICVISRSPIHLGELPRLPRISYKPPILSNRLVSYAHSSLAQAIDRWWYERFHEPPTITMQVDSFETCKEMVKHVCGYAIIPSDFIHDGDGLYKEDLVHKNGEPILRATWMYYRESTLKYALLDKFIADMKRVE